The region AAATGGCACCGTGAAGCCTGAAGACCTCAAGTTGTCTGCTGCCTGCTGTGCCCAAAGCTGAAACTTTGTCTGCATCTATCTATGGCTTGTGCGTGGTCCAGAAACAGACGTTTGCAGGCATGCATAGTGTTAGTGGCAAGCGGCCAGCTGACACGATTCTGAGCACCGGTACGATACGATCCGAGTGCCCGTGTGCTCTCGCACATTCACCGAAAATGGATTTGCCTTTTGTTTGGTCGACCAAGAAGGCACTTTGAGCTCGAGGCACGCTGAGCGCGTATGCCTGCCTGATGGCGACATCCGTCATCGGCCGGAGTTCAGAAGGCACCCATGGATGCGTGTTTTCTTTTTGATTCGTGGCCTGCCTTGCCTAGCGTTGCCGGTATGCGCGTGCAAGCCCTCCTGTTATCTTCTCGCGTACTAATCTATCCATAATCTGTTGACCAAAGCATCTTGTGTAGTAAAAAATAACATTGACGTTGCCCggggttattattattattaatggCTGTTCAATTCAACGCGTCTTGGTGACGGTCACCGCATCCTCTGCGTCACTCAAATGTACCCGCAGCAGGATACTGAACTGTGCTGTGATACATACAGCACAGCACGCCTTCTTCCAGAGACTGCAACGCAGCCCACGCACGGTCGCGACCGAGTCGGGGACCACAAGTCCAAAGCTGGGGGCAGCCGAAGCGGCTTCTCTATCACCTGACGATCAGTGCATCGCCGGAGAAGGTAAGTCAAGGCTGCACGAGCCAAGTCAAAATTTACCCTCGCCATCGCCAAGTTGGGGTTAAATCCTTTTTGGCGTGCCAACGGGACGTTCGAACTGTTGGACTTTTGATCTCGATGGGCTCGGTCCGTTCGTTCCAGACTCCTCACCATTGGGATGCAAACGCCAGGCTCAGCAAAGAGGGAGCCACAGAGTTTTTGCATGTGTTGCAACCGAAACAGTGCCATCGGCGATGGTACTGTTCGTTAAAAGAGGTTTTTATTGCATCGGCTAATTTCCGTACTCCCATGTGTTTTTTTTTTGCTATCAATAAACTACAGCAAAATATCCATGTCATCCACGCTAATCTCCCCGGAGACAGGCTGCTCCCTTCCGGCGCCCGTACTGTgaaggctagcgttgtgcgcacgGCCCGCGCAGGCGTCACCAGCATCCCGATCGCGCGGGCGCGCGCTGGCGCCACCGCCAATGCCGGCGCGAAGCGCGCGGGTGTCCTCCCGCGCCGCGACGAGCTGCGCGTCGGCGGCCATGCCGGCGTCGGACGCCACGCGCTGCACGGACCGGGGCGACAGGCGGCCCCCTGCGCCGTAcgcggccgccgcgcgctcggggAAGTTGAGCGCCGCGACgtcgcccgcgccgccgccgccgcggaggAAGTAGACGGCCGTGTCGTGCGCGACGGCGGCGGCCTCGGGCGTGGCGTAGGAGCCGAGCCACAGGCGCTCCCGCGAGCCGGGCACCCGGATCTCCGACACCCACTTCCCCCACCGGCGCCGCCGCACGCCCTTGTACCCGCTCATGCGCCGCTCCGCGTCCGCCTGCTCGCCGACCGGCTCCGCGCGCCTCATCGTTAAGCTCTCTTCTCTTGGGCCTCGAGGCTCCGGTCCTCTCTCCTGAGACTGAGATGGTTCTCAACAGCTCAACTCTCTCGGATGAAGGCTTCAAGCTCAATGCACGTGACTGGCTTTCGTCCTCGACCTCGAGGAAGGAGAGATGGCACCCGGCATGGGCTGACCTTGGCGGTGCACGGACTGCGCGCGTATTTATAGGTATCGGGATGGCCGGATGGGACTGGGAGGTCAACCCCCGAGCAGAGTTGACCTCGCCCCGGTATGGTATTGGGTTTTTTGAGCTTTGACCCttgagaggaaggaaaagaagaagagaagagaagcagcTGGAGAGTGGACGAAGGCCGGTATGCATGGCATGGCAGGCAGGCAGGTCGGTAGGAGGAGCAACGGCAACGCTGCGGTGGGGACCAGTCAAACGGTCCGACGTCTGGAAATTCCTGCCCCTGCTGGCAGCCATTATTTTTTTTTTGCATCATTTTGTATTCCTGAATATCCATTGACAGCATAGAAACAGCCCTGCTCACGGTCCGTTTGACACTTTGACCACCGTTACCTTGCCTTGTAGACCGCCGAGAGTGCATCTTGGACCCCCGCAAGCAAAGCAACCGTATGGTCGACTGGTCGGTCGTGTCTCTTTCACTTTCAGCGACAGGATAGAAAAGGGGAACGCAGCAAACGCACTACACGGGCCACCCCCAAGGGCCACGTTCATTTCATTTAGGCGAAGCACCATTCACATGTACCATACCTGAAGCAAACATGCACTGACCCGATCGACTGGCCATCAGCAACTTTATTCCCGTGGTGCCACGAACACGAAACGTGTGCGAATAAAAAGGAAACACTGTGCTGTGCATGGCATGGTCTCACACCTGTGACTTGTGAAAGCCGCTCAATTTCCGTTCGTAACAATATATGCGACGACGATACCGTCCGTTTCGGCTCCGGCCAGGCGGCTAGTCCTGCCTCGCCAAagatgtgtgtatatatatatatatatatatatatatatatatatatatatatatatatatatatatatatatatatatatagtttaggtatttagagccctgggctttGTGTAGGTAGAGAAAGCCCCAACCACCCACACGACCGGCCAACCAGGTGAGTTAAGCGTAGCCAAACGAGACTAC is a window of Zea mays cultivar B73 unplaced genomic scaffold, Zm-B73-REFERENCE-NAM-5.0 scaffold_360, whole genome shotgun sequence DNA encoding:
- the LOC118474965 gene encoding ethylene-responsive transcription factor ERF020-like; translated protein: MRRAEPVGEQADAERRMSGYKGVRRRRWGKWVSEIRVPGSRERLWLGSYATPEAAAVAHDTAVYFLRGGGGAGDVAALNFPERAAAAYGAGGRLSPRSVQRVASDAGMAADAQLVAAREDTRALRAGIGGGASARPRDRDAGDACAGRAHNASLHSTGAGREQPVSGEISVDDMDILL